The proteins below come from a single Timaviella obliquedivisa GSE-PSE-MK23-08B genomic window:
- the gltB gene encoding glutamate synthase large subunit, translating into MHSNNLPPKQGLYDPQFEHDACGVGFIVQMKGQKSHNIIEQALTILLNLDHRGACGCETNTGDGAGILMGVPHKFLKKVAAAEGVTLPESGQYGVGMIYSSPDANVRDKSRQIFEQIVTTEGLKVLGWRDVPTDHSSLGNTAKSSEPFMEQVFIQRAAGMDEVAFERKLYVIRKLSFKALRASGENPCWYPSSLSCRTMVYKGMLMPVQVGQYYPELHDPDMESALALVHSRFSTNTFPSWERSHPYRYIAHNGEINTMRGNINWMMARQSMFESELFGEDMKKIQPVINVEGSDSTIFDNALELLVLSGRSLPHAMMMMIPEPWTAHESMSDEKKAFYEYHSCLMEPWDGPASIAFTDGSMIGAVLDRNGLRPSRYYITKDDLVILASEAGVLPIEPERVAAKGRLEPGRMFLVDTKQGRIIADEEIKNQIVKEHPYREWINQHMVEIAQLPDAPVAVEEISSADLTTIIQRQMAFGYTFEDLRLLLTPMARDGVEAIGAMGADTPLSVLSDRPKLLYDYFQQLFAQVTNPPIDSIREEIITSAETTIGSERNLLKPEPESCHLIELKTPILSNAELAKLKYVSENGFKSVTLSIVFDPKAGVQGMEAAIAEICAKADQQIEDGTNILILSDRAINATSAPIPALLAVAGLHHHLIRTGTRTRVGLVLESGEPREVHHYALLIGYGCGAINPYLAFETLDDMIQQGLLVNVDYKTACKNYIKAATKGVTKVASKIGISTIQSYRGAQIFEAVGLNAAVIDRYFTWTASRIEGVDLAVITKEALLRHSHAFPDRQVNGHTLDVGGEYQWRKEGEAHLFSPQTIHTLQKAVRTDDYAVYKQYAALVNEQNQTHYTLRGLLEFKQREAVPIEEVESVESIVQRFKTGAMSYGSISQEAHESLAIAMNRLGGKSNTGEGGEDPDRYTWTNEQGDSKNSAIKQVASGRFGVTSLYLSKAQELQIKMAQGAKPGEGGQLPGKKVYPWIAKVRHSTPGVGLISPPPHHDIYSIEDLAELIHDLKNANREARISVKLVSEVGVGTIAAGVSKAHADVVLISGYDGGTGASPQTSIKHAGLPWELGLAETHQTLVLNNLRSRIVVEADGQMKTGRDVVIAALLGAEEFGFATAPLVTLGCIMMRVCHLNTCPVGVATQDPQLRKNFTGDPAHTVNFMRFIAEEVRELMAQLGFRTLNEMVGRTDVLEAKQAVDHWKAKGLDFSKILYQPEVGEDVGRYCQIPQDHGLEKSLDMTKLLDLCEGAIAHGKPVKATLPIQNVNRAVGTILGNEITKRHWEGLPENTVHLHFQGSAGQSFGAFVPKGVTLELEGDTNDYLGKGLSGGKIILYPPAASTFAAEENVIAGNVALYGATEGEVYIRGTAGERFCVRNSGVNTVVEGVGDHGCEYMTGGKVVVLGMTGRNFAAGMSGGVAYILDEAGNFATRCNTQMADLEKVEDPEEIDDLYQLIQRHADLTQSQKAQKVLSQWDAMLPQFVKVMPRDYKRVLQAVAKAIADGLSGDEALTAAFEANVQDVSRIGGS; encoded by the coding sequence ATGCACAGCAATAACCTGCCACCCAAACAGGGTCTATACGACCCTCAGTTCGAGCACGATGCCTGTGGTGTTGGGTTTATTGTCCAAATGAAAGGGCAGAAGTCACACAATATCATTGAGCAAGCTTTGACAATTTTGTTGAACCTAGACCATCGCGGGGCGTGCGGCTGTGAAACGAACACGGGCGACGGTGCAGGCATTTTGATGGGAGTGCCCCACAAGTTTCTGAAAAAAGTGGCAGCCGCAGAAGGTGTTACCCTTCCTGAATCGGGGCAGTATGGCGTGGGCATGATTTACTCTTCACCTGATGCCAATGTTCGAGATAAAAGCCGTCAAATTTTTGAGCAGATTGTGACGACAGAAGGCTTGAAGGTACTGGGCTGGCGCGATGTTCCTACGGATCATTCCTCCCTGGGCAACACGGCAAAGTCGAGTGAGCCGTTTATGGAGCAGGTGTTTATCCAACGGGCAGCCGGGATGGATGAGGTGGCGTTTGAGCGGAAGCTGTATGTCATTCGGAAACTGTCATTTAAGGCGTTGCGGGCATCGGGGGAAAATCCTTGCTGGTATCCATCAAGTCTGTCTTGTCGGACGATGGTTTATAAGGGAATGCTGATGCCTGTGCAGGTGGGACAGTATTATCCAGAATTGCATGATCCCGATATGGAGAGTGCCCTGGCGCTGGTGCATTCGCGATTTAGTACCAATACGTTCCCTAGCTGGGAGCGATCGCACCCTTATCGCTACATTGCCCACAATGGCGAAATTAACACGATGCGCGGCAACATCAACTGGATGATGGCGCGGCAGTCGATGTTTGAGTCGGAATTGTTTGGCGAGGATATGAAGAAAATTCAGCCCGTCATCAATGTCGAGGGCAGCGATTCCACTATTTTTGATAATGCCTTAGAGCTACTGGTGCTGTCGGGGCGATCGCTCCCCCACGCCATGATGATGATGATCCCCGAACCCTGGACGGCTCACGAGTCTATGAGCGACGAGAAAAAGGCGTTTTACGAATATCACTCGTGCTTGATGGAACCGTGGGATGGTCCTGCTTCGATCGCCTTTACCGATGGCTCCATGATTGGGGCAGTGCTCGATCGCAATGGTCTACGTCCCTCGCGCTACTACATTACTAAGGACGATCTCGTGATTCTGGCATCGGAGGCAGGCGTTTTGCCCATTGAGCCAGAGCGGGTGGCGGCAAAGGGTCGGCTGGAGCCGGGGCGGATGTTCTTGGTGGATACTAAGCAAGGGCGAATTATCGCTGATGAGGAAATTAAGAACCAGATTGTTAAAGAGCATCCTTACCGAGAGTGGATCAATCAACACATGGTTGAGATTGCTCAGTTGCCCGATGCGCCTGTTGCTGTAGAAGAAATTTCGTCGGCAGATCTAACGACGATTATTCAGCGTCAAATGGCGTTTGGCTATACCTTCGAGGATCTGCGCTTGCTGCTGACTCCCATGGCGCGGGATGGCGTAGAGGCGATCGGGGCAATGGGGGCAGACACGCCTCTGTCGGTGTTGTCCGATCGCCCCAAGCTGCTGTACGACTATTTCCAACAGCTTTTTGCCCAGGTGACAAACCCGCCGATCGATTCGATTCGAGAAGAAATTATTACATCGGCTGAAACGACAATCGGCTCTGAACGCAATTTGTTGAAGCCAGAGCCAGAAAGCTGTCATTTAATTGAGCTAAAAACGCCGATTTTGAGCAATGCTGAACTGGCGAAATTAAAGTATGTTTCGGAGAACGGATTTAAGTCGGTGACGCTGTCGATTGTGTTTGATCCTAAAGCGGGTGTGCAAGGGATGGAAGCGGCGATCGCTGAAATCTGCGCTAAAGCCGATCAGCAGATTGAAGACGGCACCAATATTTTGATTCTGAGCGATCGCGCCATCAACGCTACAAGCGCCCCCATCCCCGCCCTCCTCGCCGTTGCCGGACTCCATCACCACCTCATTCGCACAGGCACTCGTACCCGCGTCGGACTGGTTTTAGAATCTGGCGAACCCCGCGAAGTTCATCACTATGCCCTTTTAATTGGCTATGGTTGCGGTGCCATTAATCCCTACCTCGCTTTTGAAACATTAGACGACATGATTCAGCAAGGCTTGCTAGTGAATGTCGATTACAAAACCGCTTGTAAAAACTACATCAAAGCGGCAACTAAAGGCGTTACAAAAGTGGCTTCCAAAATTGGCATTTCAACGATTCAAAGCTACCGAGGCGCACAGATTTTTGAGGCAGTAGGCTTGAATGCAGCCGTGATCGATCGCTACTTCACCTGGACAGCCTCTCGGATTGAAGGCGTTGATTTGGCAGTCATTACAAAGGAAGCTCTCCTCCGCCACAGCCACGCTTTCCCCGATCGCCAAGTCAACGGGCATACCTTAGATGTGGGCGGCGAATATCAATGGCGGAAGGAAGGCGAGGCGCATTTATTTAGTCCTCAAACCATTCACACGCTTCAAAAAGCGGTACGCACGGATGACTACGCAGTTTACAAACAGTATGCGGCGCTGGTGAACGAGCAAAACCAAACCCATTACACGCTGCGAGGATTGCTGGAGTTTAAGCAACGGGAAGCCGTGCCGATTGAAGAAGTAGAATCGGTGGAATCCATCGTGCAACGGTTCAAAACAGGCGCAATGAGCTACGGCTCGATCTCGCAGGAGGCGCATGAATCGTTGGCGATCGCCATGAACCGCTTGGGCGGCAAGTCTAACACGGGCGAAGGCGGCGAAGATCCCGATCGCTATACCTGGACGAACGAGCAAGGCGACTCTAAGAACAGCGCCATCAAACAAGTGGCTTCGGGTCGGTTTGGCGTGACCAGTCTGTATCTCTCCAAAGCTCAAGAACTGCAAATCAAAATGGCGCAGGGTGCAAAACCGGGCGAAGGGGGACAGCTTCCTGGCAAAAAAGTTTATCCCTGGATTGCCAAAGTTCGCCACTCCACTCCTGGAGTCGGACTCATTTCCCCACCGCCCCACCACGATATCTATTCGATCGAAGACCTCGCTGAGTTAATCCACGATCTTAAAAATGCTAACCGTGAAGCCCGAATTAGCGTCAAATTGGTTTCCGAAGTGGGAGTAGGCACGATCGCCGCTGGCGTTTCCAAAGCCCATGCAGACGTGGTGCTAATTTCTGGATATGACGGTGGCACGGGTGCATCTCCCCAAACCTCTATCAAACACGCCGGACTCCCTTGGGAACTAGGACTAGCGGAAACTCACCAGACCCTAGTGCTCAATAACCTCCGTAGCCGAATTGTGGTGGAGGCTGACGGGCAAATGAAAACTGGGCGAGATGTTGTCATTGCCGCGCTGTTGGGTGCTGAAGAGTTCGGCTTTGCCACCGCGCCACTTGTCACTCTAGGCTGCATTATGATGCGCGTTTGCCATCTCAACACTTGTCCTGTTGGCGTTGCCACCCAAGATCCGCAGCTCCGCAAAAACTTTACTGGTGACCCAGCCCATACCGTTAATTTCATGCGCTTTATTGCCGAAGAAGTGCGGGAATTGATGGCGCAACTCGGCTTCCGCACTCTTAACGAAATGGTAGGACGGACGGATGTGCTAGAAGCAAAACAGGCGGTTGATCATTGGAAGGCGAAGGGTTTGGATTTCTCGAAGATTCTGTATCAGCCAGAGGTAGGTGAGGATGTGGGGCGTTACTGCCAAATTCCCCAGGATCATGGGCTGGAGAAGTCATTGGATATGACAAAATTGTTGGATCTGTGTGAGGGAGCGATCGCCCACGGCAAGCCTGTTAAAGCAACTCTGCCGATCCAAAACGTCAACCGCGCTGTCGGTACTATCTTGGGCAACGAAATCACCAAGCGCCACTGGGAAGGGCTACCTGAAAACACGGTGCATCTTCATTTTCAAGGCAGCGCCGGACAAAGCTTTGGGGCTTTTGTGCCTAAAGGTGTGACGCTCGAACTCGAAGGCGACACTAACGATTATCTGGGCAAGGGACTTAGCGGCGGCAAAATTATTCTTTATCCGCCTGCTGCCTCCACTTTTGCTGCTGAAGAGAACGTGATTGCGGGTAACGTTGCCCTCTATGGCGCAACCGAAGGCGAGGTGTACATTCGAGGCACTGCCGGAGAGCGGTTCTGTGTGCGCAACTCTGGCGTTAACACGGTTGTAGAAGGGGTGGGCGATCACGGCTGCGAATACATGACTGGCGGAAAAGTCGTTGTTTTAGGCATGACTGGGCGCAACTTTGCGGCGGGTATGAGTGGCGGCGTGGCGTACATTTTGGATGAAGCGGGCAACTTTGCAACGCGCTGTAATACCCAAATGGCAGATTTAGAGAAAGTCGAAGATCCCGAAGAAATCGACGACCTCTACCAACTAATCCAACGCCATGCCGATTTAACCCAAAGCCAAAAAGCCCAAAAAGTTCTTTCACAATGGGACGCGATGTTGCCCCAATTTGTCAAAGTGATGCCCAGAGATTACAAGCGAGTTTTGCAGGCTGTGGCAAAGGCGATCGCGGATGGATTGAGCGGCGATGAAGCTTTAACGGCGGCATTTGAAGCGAACGTCCAAGATGTATCCCGCATCGGCGGCAGCTAA